GAGACCTGTCAATCTATTTCTAAGGTGGGAcgtcctccccagtgaggggccgGAAATCCCAGCTCCAGCCAATTGATGCTCATTCGAGCAGAGTCGCCGAGCCCTCCATCTGTAATATCCTGGCCTAAGTGCAGTGGCAGGAGCAGAAGCGggagtgattcccactggctgacCACATGCGGCCTTGCTTTGGTCAGCTGATTAAATATGCACCCACAAGGAGCTTGCTGATTCTCACGGCAGGGGATAGCTTCACGTCACGGGGACGAAGGTCGAGGTGCtttatttaaaaggcacccagcCAGCCTGCGCGACCCCTTCCACCTTTGCCCGCCCACTGCTCCGccattccccgctaacccttcctcccttcctcggTCATCCTCCGCCCACCCTGCACTGCCACCGTCCAGTCTCAAGCATAGGCCAGCGTCGGCAGACACCCCCCAATGAGGACAATGCAGCGGCAACTCACCGGTAACCTTGGAAGAAGTCTGCCTTGCCAGGCGCGTGTCGCTTCTGCGCAGTTGTAAATGTGAACGAACTGATTTCTCGCTGGCGGGGgagcttaatttggaggggagtTTAATTCCAGGAAGGTGGCCTTTTAAACGAGCATGCACAGCATGCCAATGCATGAAGAAGGGCTTCCTGACATTGTCTGTCAGGAAGCTCAATTGGCTTTTAACCCGCCTTCAATGCCCGAGAACATAATTCCTAAAATACGTCTCGCCATCAGGAAAGTCATCTTTGGCCTCAAGCCAAATTaagtcccccccaacccccacccggcCACCAAGCTTCACACTGCTGGCAAGATTCCACCCAagggtgtgtgcctgtgtgtgcatgtgtcaacTTTGCAGACTggatgtgtgcgtatgtgtcaaGTATTTGGTTAAAACTCAGATTAATTGCTTGCCAACGTATAATTTGATCCACCTACATCCCATTTAGCAATCTAGCAAGGGAACTGTCTGATGTGTCTAGACAGGACAAAAAAATAGTAACTTAAGGTGgggttaaaataatttttttcttttttgttttgaAGGGATTGAGTCTTCTCAAGCAGAGGTATGTGCTTTAGTCATGGAAAAAAACACCCAAAGAGATTAATTATTGGGATAGATTTTTCACTGCAGGGATGTTGACATGTTTTCACGTGTGCAGGCCTCTGGAAGACTTTAAGACGCTGGAAGATATCTCTGAGGATCTCTCGTTGGAAGTGTTGAAAGGCCCTTTACAGTACAGTGTGTGGAAGGAATTGAGGGATGTCATCAGACCAGGTGAACTCTTCGAAATACTGACACTTATACTGCACCCctaatgacctcaggacatcccaaagtgctttagaagCATAGCTACCATTGTTCTGTAGGGAGCGCGACACTCAATATGCTCACAGAAAAGTCCCAGAAAAAAGCGGGATGATAATAACCGGGTAATCTACTTCagcgatgttggctgagggatgaatattggccaggactcaccgggcagaactcccctgctcttctgcaaaatagtgccatgtgatcATTTCTACCTCCCGCACTAGGGGGGCTGACTGGCTTTAACAGCTCATCcgctgcacctctgacagtgcagcattcccacgGCACTACTCTGGAATATCAATCTGGACTTCGCACTCAAGTATCTggagaatgtaagaaataggagcatcaggaggccattcggccccttgagcctgtttcaataagatcatagctgatttgatCATGGCCTCAACTTCTCTTTCCTGTCGgacaaaccccctccccccaccccaccccacaccaactCCCCTGTAATcctctcttgtcaatcaaaaatcagccttgaatatattcaatgaccccagccTTTCCGCTTCTCTGTTGGGTAAAACAGTATTTAGAATactaaccaccctctgagagaagaaatttctactcatctccatcttaaatggagacctcttatttttgaTCTGTGACCTGTAGTTTTAGATTCCTgctcaagaggaaatatcctctcagcatccactctgtcgaGCCCCCTTGGAATCTTatgcatttcaataagatcatctctcaattcttctaaactccagtaagtataggcccaacctgctcaacctttcctcatgagacaaacccttcatcccaggaatcagcctagcgaaccttctctgaactgcttccaatgcaagtatatccctcctgaaggagaccaaaactgtacacagtactccaggtttggtctcaccaatgcactgtacAGATGAACcaagacctccctacttttttattccatccccttgcaataaaggccaatgttccatttgccttcctagttacttgctgtacctgcatgctaactttttgtgactcatgtacaaggacacccagatccctctgtactgcagcattctaaCCCTTGGTAACATTCtgggtgaatctgcactgcacgcCCTCTAAGGCCAATATACACTACCTAAGGTGCAGTGCTCAGAACTCCCACACAATATTCaacatgtggtctaaccagggctttatatAACTGAAGCAAAGCTTTGCTTTTGGTTCTAGCCTTCTGCTTAAAGAAAATAACATTACCAGtgaaactcaagaagcttgacaccacccaggactaagcagcccacttgattggcaccccatccaccaccttcgacattcactctgtccatcaccgacgcacagtggcagcagtgtgtaccatctagaagatgcactgcaggaattcaccaaggctccttagacagcaccttccaaactcacgaccaccaccatctagaaggactagggcagcagatagatgggaacaccaccacctggaagggccccctacaagtcactcaccatcctgacctggaaatacgtcgccgttccttcactgtcgctgggtcaaaatcctggaactccctccctaacagcactgtgggtgcaccgacaccacatggcctgcagtggtttaagaaggcagttcaccaccaccttctcaagggcaactaggtgtGGGCATCACATACTGGCCATTTTCCAAAAAGAAACTCCTCATCTCCTTGTGGTACTCCCACCAATATTCCATGTCAGGGCTTCTCAAGTGGGACCCTGTGACCCTGTGTGGGTCCACAGGGTGGTTTCAGGGGGGTCTGACCAAAATGACCAGTGGAAACTCCGTTTCACCTGTCGTTTGAATCCGCTTCCCTCCTGCCCAATAACCTCGGCCTAACTTGCACTTCTGGCCAATCTGGTTGCTTGGTTTATTTGGCACTTGAAAGGGCGATGGGAAGACAATCAGCGCAGTGATTGCAGGTTGGGTCGGTTCAGGGGTTGGGGACGTAGTCGGGTGGGGGGGCtgtggtggggggttgttggCGGGATGTGTTGGTGGGGAGGACATTGTTGTGTGCTTCAGTGATGGTGGGGCAGAGCGATCCAgtacaggaagagacagagacagcacaagTGGTACAGCAGGAAGTTCACTGAGGTTATCACCTTGCAGTAGCATCAAAAAAGATAGCAGCTTTCCCCAATTCATTCGGTAAAGAGCAGTGGCTGGTGAATAGTGCAGAAGCAGTGCTAAGaatagagacactgagagagagcttCCACTTTACACCCACTTATTCTGGTAATGCTGGTGTTTAGGGCCTAGCTCAGGCCATATCCTTTGTATCCAGCGTATGTCTGACTTGATGGTACTGGAAAAATAAAATTGCATCTAATTACCAGTTATCGATTAATGGGAGTGGGTTTAATATATGACTGGGTTTTAAATCATCTCTAACACAAAAAGAgaaataccaggaaaaactcagcaggtctggcagcatcggcggagaagaccaaagttgacgtttcgagtcctcatgacccttcaacagaactcgaaacgacaactttgttcttctctgccgatgctgccagacctgctgagtttttccaggtatttctttttttgttttggatttccagcatccgcagttttttgtttttaaatcatcTCTGTTGAATAGATTTCATGGCTGTACGCAGATCGAAGGCTCATTGAGAAATGTAACTCAAAATGGTGGGATTCTTTACACATTCGTGAAATAATTTGTTGAATGCCCCAACGCTGGTGCATTATTCCAAGATAGTTTTCCCCATGAATTCCTGCTCCCTTATGTTAATCAGGCCCTAAGCCGCAAAGCATTGAAATCCACCAAACTGTGTTCAGCGTAGTTCACTTATGCATGCTAGCAgccacacatgttcacacacacaatGGGCATGTCCCCACATTATGCgtttttcagctaaacaaaaactTGGGGGTCAGCCatcccctggttcattccccaatgacaaggccttgaccaatcagagtcgccctgcctggtttgaacttgattaaaagcttggcagttaactattccctgctgcattctccatggcaacacctctaccagtcagagtccacttgccaaccaaacagcactctcttctcacacagtataaattgttgttccctttactactGGTGCTCTTGCGACcctgtcctgaagagtgcaagatgaaaagcttcgacagtatgtctctttttttcagcaatactcaagttctgtaataTCAAACGACTATTATCTGTAACAGGAACATCTCATAATTCTCTAACACTGGCGAGCTCAAAGGTGCACATTGGGGAATGCGCGCTTAAGACCTGCTTCATGTTGTTATTAAGAAACCAAAGCTTGTCACTCACTTCCTAATTCTAGTTCCCAACCTCCCTCGATGcagccactccctcagtgctacaccAGGCATCACAAAATCAATCTTGGAGTCGACTTAACTGACTAAATCAGAAATAATGGGTAGAAATGTTTAATTGTATGACTAATTGTTATTCAATTGAAGTAGCTCAAATAACACACTTGCATTGTGTTGCCATGGAGGTTGCAGACATTTTTTAACACGGGGTTTGGGGAGGAAGCTCCGAAGCCGAAAGATGGTGAAACCCTCCTGCTTCCCCCCCAGACCCCGGCTGccgaccacccccaccctcccccaacactcctATTAGATTATTCATCTGCCTCTGAAATCTGAGAGTTAGGAGATGGAAGTGCTTTGCGAGCTGGAGCGTGAgggatgagaggctgagtgaaaAGGGCCTgaactcgatggagtttaggaggccgagaggcgatctcattgaaacatccgAGAGTCTGGAGGGGTTTGACAGGGCGAACGCTGAGATTGTTTCAACTGgtcggggagtctaaaacacgggGACGCAGGATAAGGGGCCGGTCATTTAGGGCTGAGGCGTGGAGACACTTCTTTACTCGAAGGGCTTACCctctgaagaaaggttgagcaggttggggccCACaccccctggagtttagaagaacgagaggtgatcttattgaaacatgtaagatcccgAGGGGACACgatagggtggataccgggagaatgtttcttcttgtgtgggggagagtgggggaaccagaaccaggggacacagtttaagaataagaggtctccgtTTTAAGACTGGGCTGAGGAGAACGTTTTTCTCTCAGGAGgtcatgggtgggattttccgcacccgcccACCTCCGGAATCTTCCggccaatgggcttctggctggggcgccacctCTCTTGCGGTAGGTTCCACCCACGACTGGGCTAGAAAATCCCGGCCTGCCAGaccgtggaattctcttcccccgtaaGCAGTGAAGGCTGTgccattgaatatactcaaggcggAGTTAGACAgctttttgatagacaagggagtcgagggttatagTGGGGTGGGCAGGAAAGGGGAGCTGAGATTGCAGTCGGGTCAGCCAAGACATTATCGAGTGGCAGAGCGGGCTcgaagtggcctcctcctgctctcaaGTCCTAAGTTCCAAAaggttgtggatgacacaaagattggccgggtggttaacagtgaggttgagcatcttgggccacagctggagtactgtgtgcagttctggttgccacattataggaaggatgtgatagcactggagggggtgcagaggagattcaccaggatgttgcctgggatgaaacatttaagttatgaagagaggttggatagacttgggttgttttcgttggagcagagaagactgaggggcgacctgatcgaggtgtacaagattatgaggggcatggacagggtagataaggagcagctgttccccttagttgaagggtcagtcacaaggggacataagttcaaggtgaggggcaggaggttagaggggatgtgaggaaaaacttttttacccagatggtggtgacagtctggaattcattgcctgggagggtggtggaggtgggttgcctcacatcctttaaaaagtaccttgatgagcacttggcacgtcataacattcaaggctatgggccaagtgctagtaaatgggatcaggtaggtaggccaggtgttcctcacgtgtcggtgcagtatcgatgggccaaatggcctcttctgcaccgtgtgattctgtgattctggtgtgaattcttggaattctctgccccaggtgtttgtagatgctccattgttgaacacatctgaggctgggatagacagatctttggtctctcagggagtgaagggatatggggagcgcgcaggaaaatggagttgaagcccatggtCAGCCGTGATTGTGTTGAATGcctggagcagactcgataggccatatggtctactcctgctcctatttctggtgTTCAGTGGTCATCGGTCCCAACGTATCGGCCGATCCTTGACGGACTTGCCTTTAATAGCTCCTCGATCTGTTTTCTGTTATAGGGCCAACCTCGCTGACTCTGAACCCTGCCACGGCAAGCCCCTGGCTCATTCTGTCCGAAGACCTGACCAGCGCGACACACAGCGCTCAGAAACAGCGGCTGTCCGACGACCCCCAGAGGTTTGACCCCTGCCCCTGCGTCCTCGGCTCGGTCGGATTCACGTCGGGGAGGCACTACTGGGAAGTGAAGGTGGGCAACAAGAGCAGCTGGACCGTGGGTGTGGCCAGGGAGTCAGTCAGCAGGAAAGGGGACGTCCTCCTGTCGCCTCCCAATGGATATTGGGTCCTGGGACTGAGGAATGGGAATAGGTACAAGGCCTTTACCTTAACATTGAGGGACCTCCACTTGGATGTGAAGCCCAGGGCGATTGGCGTCTACCTGGACTATGAGGGAGGGCAAGTGTCCTTTTACAACGCCGATGGCATGACCCACCTTCACACTTTCAGAGGCAGCTTCACCGAGAAACTCTACCCTTTCTTCAGCCCCGGACTGAACCACAGGGGCGGGAATGCGGAGCCTCTTCAGCTGCCTCCCTCGGCCACCTCGAGCTCCAACAAggaggcggaggaggaggaggaggaggagggaatcAGTCCGTGCTCGGATTGCGGGAGGGAGGGTGCGACCATCTCCAGTCCCTCCGGGTACGCCAGGAGCTCCCACTGGGACTGGAGCACTTGGAAGCGGGCCTGGCTCTGCTTCGGATTCCTGGTCGCCCTGGGGGTGTCCTCCCCAGGCCGGGCCGATTTTGCTGAGACGTACCTGGTGTGCTGCAGCATGCTGGGGTTCGCCGGCTTGTGCTGGGCCCTGCTGGACAAGGGGAGCCTTGCAGAGGTCACCTGGGTGTCCAGCGGCCTCCTGGGCTATGCTGGATTGTGCTGCCTGCTGCTGGCATACGCTAGACATCTAGGAGCTTGCTTGCTGGTGCTGAGCTTGGTCGGTCTGCTTCTTGCCTCCAAAGGTTACGCCTGGCCCTTCTGGGTCATGCCCAGTCTGGCAGCCCTCGTCGGGCTGGTGTGGCTGTCGGATTAcgaggtgtgggtgtggtgggtctGCTGCGGCTTGCTGGCACACACAGGCCTCTGCCTGTATTTGTTGGGGCACTACAACGTGGCCAAGGCCTGCTGGTGGTGCGGGAGCATAAAGGGCTATGTCGGATTGTGCATTCTGCTGGTGAGCCTTCACCAGCTCGCTGGCCTGTGCTGGATTGCGCTGGGCCTCTTGGGGCTCTGCCTGTCCGTGGTGGGTCGCCTGAGGAGCTGTTGGATCATGGCTGGCTTGCTGGGCTACAGTGGCATGTGGTGCGCCTGGGTGGGTGACGCTGAGCTGTCCGCCGTCACGCTGGGCGTCGCTGGCTTATCATGGTCGTGCTGGTCCTATTACCCTCACTAGGCTGGGTTTCTTCTTGTATGTCCGCCCTGCCGTTGAATTCGACCCCGATTGATAAGCTTACCGGCCGAAAGTTTCCTCGCTTCTTCCCAGAGCGGACCGAGCCCGCCCAGA
The nucleotide sequence above comes from Carcharodon carcharias isolate sCarCar2 chromosome 19, sCarCar2.pri, whole genome shotgun sequence. Encoded proteins:
- the LOC121291502 gene encoding nuclear factor 7, brain-like, encoding MEKGWDGGDKCLHECESESEYCSREMAGSEPAVNFSENLLCPICIELLADAITLDCGHSYCQPCITQFWDSRQSHVSCPECRAEFPDRRTKVVHALRNAADQVRQVQAPRGEPERCPQHGDPFSHMCETEQKLLCAQCQQGAAHQQHVLKPIADSVALHKGALKESLDKLKEEEKTLAELRLKEKRNISAVGEAFVTELNHVKQCFAEMGRFIQKKEQSLVEKLEERVETILKRMEARLGDIQEGLTSAGVEIMKRKEQIEDQDDLRFLMGLSLLKQRPLEDFKTLEDISEDLSLEVLKGPLQYSVWKELRDVIRPGPTSLTLNPATASPWLILSEDLTSATHSAQKQRLSDDPQRFDPCPCVLGSVGFTSGRHYWEVKVGNKSSWTVGVARESVSRKGDVLLSPPNGYWVLGLRNGNRYKAFTLTLRDLHLDVKPRAIGVYLDYEGGQVSFYNADGMTHLHTFRGSFTEKLYPFFSPGLNHRGGNAEPLQLPPSATSSSNKEAEEEEEEEGISPCSDCGREGATISSPSGYARSSHWDWSTWKRAWLCFGFLVALGVSSPGRADFAETYLVCCSMLGFAGLCWALLDKGSLAEVTWVSSGLLGYAGLCCLLLAYARHLGACLLVLSLVGLLLASKGYAWPFWVMPSLAALVGLVWLSDYEVWVWWVCCGLLAHTGLCLYLLGHYNVAKACWWCGSIKGYVGLCILLVSLHQLAGLCWIALGLLGLCLSVVGRLRSCWIMAGLLGYSGMWCAWVGDAELSAVTLGVAGLSWSCWSYYPH